In Perca fluviatilis chromosome 11, GENO_Pfluv_1.0, whole genome shotgun sequence, the following proteins share a genomic window:
- the greb1l gene encoding GREB1-like protein isoform X1, translated as MGNSYAGQLKSARFEEALHNSIEASLRSSSGDPQPIFTQLYLEPELFPGNLEDMKSKADLHGGEPPGQELMNGHSSNDLVELEDDDDSDSSSPPLPYLQTPAPDDCCTLDGFCQAGKDLRLVSIATEPIEVPAGFELVGAKSPSVPEHILVCVVDRRFLPDENGKNALLGFSGNCVGCGEKGFRYFTEFSNHINLKLSTQPKKQKHLKYYLVKNSQGALCKGPLICWKDCKTRQFSSSASTSKPSSSSSLSSKENGGTSGHSSSPFSLSDSPDTRTMQASSIFFGSQDLSRDCSFPKPLSSPSGNKTLPIVPTALRVNGPTNSLGVDGRPPLLSPSVVSLGPPGQGYRNSDLGDSPVSSAMNSGPPKKRHRSWHPNSLVPVPPTAIPVPALRPIVCSPGSVLGVSSPQPPVAGVLQPQPVSAGETVIVPDNLLSSSGVRPVILIGHGTLPYFYGNVGDIVVSPLLVSCYNNSQLTEKTLETLGLNSSQLLCVETMILLTLQYLARLGSVQIPLREELEQIVLKAMLCCPRGPAISPSQLPWLARLESSVSGGSVQVMVTHNSLGEGISESLRSLSEGPHNQKCLPTYVVIICASKMSGSEFCVLVLGKYQARALAEGMLTTNEFLKEISYELITGKVSILASHFKTTSLGDNLDKQLVRYQRRRKGQVIQPFQNDVTYHIHSQEAASMSPPSDRAELLCKVFQIYPTQLSVARSLLSQVCSIADSGTQNLDLGRFCKVDFLVLVPPSHILVHQTAQRIRQSGVLVDLGIEDVCTAHQKSDKYVVRLDGEVHAKMEAFMRKVKQNPYTLFVLIHDNSHVDLTSALSGSVCHGELQGLADRVVNCQEVLDAMNLLVLQVSCFPHTLQTRQSRISIHNEVHWPSNESLQGEQSPNELLYFGLRDYSSSLQWGVASPILRCDDAFEKMVHTLLERHPHLHSMVIRSYLLIQQYTEAMMALTSSPSLRDHITPETLAMVEDLINAPSREGSQGRGHMLLVRVPSLQLAMLARERLEDVRDKLGLQLCFAVLLGSPASELNLPRNFASRLKAWRGCENGDWVPHTYEDLEGLPCIVILTGKDPLGETFPRSLKYCDLRLIDSSYLSRTALEQEVGLACTYVSMAVVQEPKNAMAPRESEGEKATTSLNDGEELERPQSNGSAATRTSGSFPENGVSSSDIADSCQKPSTSTCPPEGAITSDISTVTLTQGFKQECDSLASQLSSNPSKAPPSLYSSSSSSSPSQSSSSTQRPSQSTQCGRDSKPARVSPRTVILSRAAYNLLAGESGSQLSSFSLLPHADVAWSSPLRPLITHNLQGAEQSIYYRQWTIARQHHADYEAPSVPHPRRLLLSGPPQVGKTGAYLQFLRILFRMLIRLLEVDVYDEEEEEEEEEETLEVTTLVNTQLPDIEEVRKLPFDPYPRDPKFRKASPVYTDKMPKCLKDFKQEGESQTPAKRETKSIRLSRFAAHNAFHHCEQCHHYCEAGPATQLSECTFHAFTFCSSMLGEEVQLQFVIPKAKEQHFVFSQQGSHLESMRLPLVSTKDPDVFKSPIFTPTTGRQEHGLLNIFHAMEGAIHLHILVVKQFEMPQYRKYWPNHILLVLPAMFNSAGVGAARFMIKELSYHNLELERNRLEEQGVHRQDVWPFIVMMDDSCVLWNTHQTADSSETSDGTNVSLKTVLQHMENTPKISLYAMCGTRRWSSSLAHKSPSHPFSRCHLHDFVMLNVDLTQNVQYDLNRYSCEEVDFNLRVNSSGLLLCRFNYFNLMKKHIPVGGNHDFVVKPKLMEMENPATISPSQYVCAPDSEQTLLDAPAQFLLEKFLQSCSHRLFPKAVQNRNNPVLAIDSYLNISPEIFVCYINSRPHSTNLNHQGLLFSGLLLYLCDSFVVSGLLKKFRFLKGATLCVICQDRSSLRQTVIRLELEDEWQFRLRDEFQTANCSEDRPLYFLTGRHV; from the exons ATGGGGAATTCATACGCCGGGCAACTGAAATCTGCTCGATTTGAAGAGGCTCTCCATAACTCTATTGAGGCATCACTGCGCTCTAGTAGTGGAGATCCACAGCCCATCTTCACACAGCTCTACCTTGAGCCAGAGCTGTTTCCTGGTAACTTGGAAG ACATGAAGTCAAAAGCCGACCTCCATGGTGGGGAGCCGCCGGGCCAGGAGCTTATGAACGGCCACTCTTCCAACGATCTGGTGGAGCTAGAGGACGATGATGACTCAGACAGCAGCAGCCCTCCGCTTCCCTACCTACAGACCCCTGCTCCGGACGACTGCTGCACATTGGATG GGTTCTGTCAGGCCGGCAAGGACCTCCGCCTGGTCTCCATAGCAACGGAGCCCATCGAAGTCCCAGCAGGCTTCGAGCTGGTCGGTGCAAAGTCCCCCAGCGTGCCCGAGCACATCCTGGTGTGTGTCGTGGACCGCCGCTTTTTGCCTGACGAGAATGGGAAAAATGCACTTTTAG GCTTTTCAGGAAACTGTGTGGGCTGTGGGGAAAAGGGTTTCAGATACTTCACTGAGTTTTCGAACCACATCAACCTGAAGTTATCCACCCAGCCCAAGAAGCAGAAGCACTTAAAATACTACCTGGTGAAGAATTCTCAGGGTGCTCTGTGCAAAGGACCCCTCATCTGCTGGAAAG ACTGTAAAACCCGCCAGTTCTCTAGCAGCGCATCAACGTCCAAACCCAGCTCGTCCTCCTCTCTCAGCAGCAAAGAAAATGGAGGCACCAGTGGACACAGCTCCTCTCCCTTCTCCCTCTCAG ATTCGCCAGACACCAGAACAATGCAAGCGTCCTCAATCTTTTTCGGGAGTCAGGACCTCAGCAGAGACTGCAGTTTCCCCAAACCTCTTTCATCCCCATCTGGAAACAAGACTCTACCAATAG TGCCCACAGCTCTGAGGGTGAATGGGCCGACAAATAGCCTGGGTGTTGATGGGCGTCCTCCATTACTGAGCCCCTCCGTGGTCTCTTTAGGGCCACCAGGTCAGGGGTATCGCAATTCTGACTTAGGAGACAGTCCTG TATCCTCTGCCATGAACTCGGGTCCTCCAAAGAAGCGCCACCGGAGCTGGCATCCCAACTCGTTGGTACCTGTCCCACCAACAGCCATCCCTGTGCCGGCCCTCCGGCCGATAGTTTGTTCTCCAG GTTCAGTATTAGGAGTGTCCTCTCCTCAGCCACCAGTAGCAGGAGTCCTTCAGCCCCAACCTGTCAGCGCTGGAGAGACGGTCATCGTCCCCGACAACCTGCTCAGCTCTTCAGGAGTTCGCCCCGTCATCCTCATCG GGCATGGCACTTTACCTTATTTTTATGGGAATGTCGGGGACATAGTGGTGAGCCCCCTCCTGGTCAGCTGCTATAATAACAGCCAGTTGACAGAGAAAACCCTGGAGACGTTGGGCCTCAACAGCAGCCAGCTTCTCTGTGTGGAGACAATGATTCTGCTCACTTTACAGTATCTTGCACGTTTAG GCTCGGTGCAGATTCCTCTGAGGGAGGAGCTGGAGCAGATTGTTTTGAAGGCCATGCTGTGCTGTCCTAGGGGTCCTGCCATCTCCCCGTCCCAGCTGCCCTGGTTAGCTCGGCTGGAATCCAGCGTCTCAGGGGGCAGTGTCCAAGTCATGGTTACCCATAACTCTTTGGGAGAAGGCATCTCTGAGTCACTTCGGTCTCTCAGTGAGGGTCCTCACAACCAGAAGTGCCTGCCAACCTATGTTGTCATTATATGTGCCTCTAAAATGAGTGGCAGCGAGTTCTGTGTGCTAGTTTTGG GAAAGTACCAAGCAAGGGCCTTAGCTGAGGGGATGCTTACAACCAATGAGTTTCTGAAGGAAATCAGTTACGAACTCATCACAGGGAAAGTCAGCATCTTGGCATCTCACTTCAAAACCACGTCACTAG GCGACAATTTGGACAAGCAGCTTGTGCGATACCAGCGCAGACGGAAGGGACAGGTCATCCAGCCCTTCCAGAACGATGTCACTTACCACATCCACTCCCAGGAGGCTGCCAGCATGTCACCACCCTCAGACAGAG CAGAGCTGTTGTGTAAGGTCTTCCAGATCTATCCGACCCAGCTGAGCGTTGCTCGGAGTCTCCTCTCTCAAGTCTGCTCCATCGCTGACTCAGGAACCCAGAACCTCGACTTGGGGCGTTTTTGTAAAGTGGACTTTCTTGTTCTGGTCCCTCCATCTCACATTCTGGTACACCAGACAGCACAGCGCATCCGACAATCAG GAGTTCTTGTCGACCTGGGAATCGAGGACGTCTGCACAGCCCACCAGAAATCAGACAAGTACGTGGTGCGTCTAGACGGTGAAGTTCACGCCAAGATGGAAGCCTTCATGAGGAAAGTCAAGCAGAACCCCTACACCCTGTTTGTCCTCATTCACGACAACTCTCACGTCGACCTCACGAG TGCTCTGTCAGGCTCTGTGTGCCACGGCGAGCTGCAGGGTTTGGCCGACCGGGTGGTGAACTGCCAGGAAGTCCTGGATGCCATGAACCTCCTGGTCCTGCAGGTCAGCTGCTTCCCGCACACACTGCAGACCCGCCAGTCCCGCATCAGCATCCACAACGAAGTTCACTGGCCCTCCAACGAAAGTCTG cagggggagcagTCTCCTAATGAGTTGCTCTACTTTGGCCTGAGGGACTACAGCAGCTCCCTGCAGTGGGGCGTGGCCAGCCCCATTCTGCGTTGTGATGATGCCTTTGAGAAGATGGTCCACACACTGCTGGAAAG GCATCCGCACCTTCACAGCATGGTGATCCGCAGCTACCTGCTGATTCAGCAGTACACTGAGGCCATGATGGCCCTGACCTCTTCCCCGTCGCTTAGAGACCACATAACCCCAGAGACCCTGGCCATGGTGGAGGACCTGATCAACGCGCCAAGCAGAGAGGGCTCCCAGGGCCGTGGCCATATGCTGTTGGTTCGAGTCCCCTCACTACAGCTGGCAATGCTGGCCCGGGAACGACTAGAGGATGTTAGGGACAAACTGGGCCTCCAGTTGTGCTTTGCCGTGCTGCTGGGCAGCCCGGCCTCGGAACTCAACCTGCCCAGAAACTTCGCCAGCCGCCTCAAG GCCTGGAGAGGCTGTGAGAATGGAGACTGGGTACCGCACACTTATGAGGATCTGGAAGGGCTGCCCTGCATCGTTATCCTTACAGGCAAGGACCCTCTTGGAGAAACCTTTCCCAG GTCTCTGAAATACTGCGACCTGCGTCTGATAGACTCCAGCTACCTGAGTCGTACAGCCCTGGAGCAGGAGGTGGGGCTGGCCTGCACCTATGTGTCCATGGCCGTGGTCCAGGAGCCCAAAAATGCCATGGCCCCTCGGGAATCCGAAGGAGAAAAGGCCACCACCAGCTTGAATGATGGAGAAGAGCTGGAAAGGCCTCAGAGCAACGGCAGCGCTGCAACCAGAACCTCTG GCTCTTTTCCAGAGAATGGTGTCAGTTCATCTGACATTGCCGACTCTTGCCAGAagccctccacctccacctgccCACCCGAAGGCGCCATCACCTCCGACATAAGCACAGTAACATTAACACAAGGCTTCAAGCAGGAGTGTGATTCCCTCGCAAGCCAGCTCTCCTCCAACCCCTCCAaagcccctccctctctttactccagttcctcctcttcctccccctcccAATCGTCCTCATCCACCCAGAGACCCAGCCAGTCCACACAGTGTGGTCGAGACTCTAAGCCCGCTCGGGTGTCACCGCGGACAGTCATTTTGTCACGTGCGGCATACAACCTGCTGGCGGGGGAGTCTGGGAGTCAGCTGAGCTCCTTCTCCCTGCTGCCTCATGCAGATGTAGCCTGGAGCAGCCCCCTGAGGCCCCTCATCACTCACAACCTGCAGGGGGCAGAGCAGAGCATTTACTACCGCCAGTGGACCATCGCCAGGCAGCATCACGCCGATTACGAAGCTCCATCTGTGCCACATCCACGACGCCTGCTACTCAGTGGACCCCCACAG GTGGGAAAAACTGGTGCCTATCTGCAGTTTCTTCGTATCCTGTTTCGAATGCTCATCAGATTGTTGGAGGTAGATGTGtatgatgaggaagaggaggaggaggaggaagaag AAACATTAGAGGTTACAACTCTAGTGAATACCCAGTTGCCTGACATTGAGGAAGTGCGAAAACTGCCCTTTGACCCCTACCCCCGGGACCCTAAGTTCAGGAAGGCCAGCCCTGTTTACACTGACAAGATGCCAAAGTGCTTAAAAG ATTTTAAGCAAGAAGGCGAGAGCCAAACACCAGCCAAACGAGAGACCAAGTCCATACGTCTGAGCAGGTTTGCCGCCCACAATGCCTTTCATCACTGTGAACAGTGTCACCACTACTGTGAAGCAGGCCCTgccacacag CTGTCGGAGTGCACCTTCCATGCTTTCACCTTCTGCTCGTCCATGCTGGGGGAGGAAGTCCAGCTCCAGTTTGTCATTCCCAAAGCCAAGGAGCAGCACTTTGTCTTCAGTCAGCAGGGCAGCCACTTGGAGAGCATGCGCCTACCTCTGGTCTCCACCAAG GACCCTGATGTGTTCAAGAGTCCAATCTTCACCCCGACTACAGGACGCCAAGAGCACGGCCTGCTCAACATTTTCCATGCCATGGAGggtgccattcatctgcatatTCTGGTGGTCAAGCAATTTGAGATGCCCCAATACAGAAAGTACTGGCCCAACCACATCCTGCTCGTCCTGCCAGCTATGTTCAACAGTGCGGGAGTTG GTGCTGCTCGCTTCATGATCAAAGAGCTGTCATATCATAACCTGGAACTGGAGAGAAACAGACTCGAGGAGCAAGGTGTCCATAGGCAAGATGTATGGCCTTTCATTGTCATGATGGACGACTCCTGCGTGCTTTGGAACACCCATCAGACAGCAGACAGCAG tgAGACATCAGATGGAACGAATGTGTCCCTAAAGACAGTGCTGCAGCATATGGAAAACACACCGAAGATCTCCCTGTACGCAATGTGCGGTACACGCAGGTGGAGCAGCAGCCTGGCTCACAAATCTCCCAGCCACCCCTTCAGCCGGTGTCACCTCCATGACTTTGTCATGCTTAATGTGGACCTGACACAGAATGTTCAATATGACCTTAATCG GTATAGCTGTGAGGAGGTGGACTTTAATCTAAGGGTGAACAGCAGTGGGCTGCTGCTGTGTCGCTTTAACTACTTTAACCTAATGAAGAAACACATTCCAGTTGGGGGAAACCATGACTTCGTGGTCAAACCTAAACTCATG GAAATGGAAAACCCCGCCACAATCAGCCCGTCACAGTATGTTTGCGCCCCAGACAGCGAGCAGACCCTGCTGGACGCCCCGGCCCAGTTTTTGCTTGAAAAGTTCCTGCAAAGCTGTAGCCACAGACTGTTTCCGAAGGCTGTTCAGAACAGGAACAATCCAGTTCTGGCCATCGACAGCTACCTCAACATCAGCCCGGAG ATTTTTGTTTGCTACATCAACTCTCGTCCACACTCCACCAACCTGAACCATCAGGGCCTGCTGTTCAGTGGCCTCCTGCTTTACCTTTGTGACTCTTTCGTCGTATCTGGACTCCTCAAGAAATTCCGCTTCCTCAAAG GCGCCACTCTCTGTGTGATCTGCCAGGACCGAAGTTCCCTGCGTCAGACCGTCATCAGATTGGAGCTGGAGGACGAGTGGCAGTTCCGCCTGCGTGACGAGTTTCAGACGGCCAACTGCAGTGAGGACCGGCCCCTCTACTTTTTGACTGGCCGCCATGTTTGA